In Clostridium butyricum, the genomic stretch CATGATGCAGTTTTAGGATTAGCAACTGGAAGTACTCCTATAGGGACTTATGATGAACTTATAAAAATGAATAAAAATGATGAAATAGATTTTTCAGATATAAAGACAGTTAATTTGGATGAATATATAGGTTTAAACGAAAATAATAATCAAAGCTATAGATATTTTATGAATGAAAAGTTATTTAATCATATTAATATAAATAAGAAAAATACTTTTGTACCTAATGGAACATCTGATAATATTGAAGAGGAAGCTAAAAATTATGATAAAATGATTGATGAACTTGGTGGTATAGATCTTCAAATTTTAGGAATAGGTAATAATGGACATGTAGCATTCAATGAACCAGATTCTTCTTTAAGTGTAGGAACACACGTAACAAGTCTTACTCAAAATACAA encodes the following:
- the nagB gene encoding glucosamine-6-phosphate deaminase yields the protein MKIIVADNYNAMSRAAALTIKELINKKHDAVLGLATGSTPIGTYDELIKMNKNDEIDFSDIKTVNLDEYIGLNENNNQSYRYFMNEKLFNHININKKNTFVPNGTSDNIEEEAKNYDKMIDELGGIDLQILGIGNNGHVAFNEPDSSLSVGTHVTSLTQNTIEANARFFESMDDVPKKAITMGLGQIMKAKKIILLANGVNKADAVKGLLSGKITTENPATLLQLHCDVTLIIDKEISNAIENINNYKHAI